AACGCCGTATATGCCGCGCTGGCGCCGTAATGCTCCAGGCTGACGATCTCGCCGGCATCGCCGACGAAGTCCCGCCACCCCTGCGCCACGGCGGCCTCGATGCTCACCCGAGCCTTGACGGCGGGTGGGAGCACCTGCTGCTGATATGCCGGGGGCTGCTCACGGAACCACTCGACGCACGGCATGGAGACCACACGGGTCGCAACACCGTCTGCCTCGAGCCTCTTCCGCGCCTCGACCGCGAGGCCGACCTCGGAACCGGTGGCGATCAAGATCACCTGCGCGGTGCCGTGCCCCGCCTCGGCGAGTACGTAACCGCCCTTCGCGGTCCCCTCCGCGGAGGCGTAGGCCTCGCGGTCGAAGACCGGGATGTTCTGCCGGGTCAGGCACAGGCCGGCCGGCCGGTCGGTGTGCTCGAGCACGGTCCGCCAGGCCACGCTCGTCTCGTTCGCGTCGCCCGGCCGGACCACGTCCAGCCCGGGGATCGCCCGCAGCGCCGCCAGCTGCTCCACCGGCTGGTGCGTCGGCCCGTCCTCGCCGAGGCCGATCGAGTCGTGGGTCCAGACGTAGGTGACCGGCAGCTGCATCAGCGCGGCGAGGCGCACCGCCGGGCGCATGTAGTCACTGAAGACGAGGAACGTGCCGCCATAGGGCCGGGTGCCTCCGTGCAGCACGATCCCGTTGAGGATGGAGCCCATGGAGTGCTCGCGGATGCCGAAGTGCAGCGTGCGGCCGTAAGGACCGCCCGGGAACTCCTTGGTCTGGTGTTCGGACGGGACGAACGACGGCTCGCCCTTCATCGTGGTGTTGTTGGACTCGGCGAGATCCGCCGAGCCGCCCCAGATCTCGGGCACCGGGATGAGGGAGTCGAGGACCGCGTTGGACGCCTTGCGGGTGGCGATCCCCTTGTCGTCGGGCGGGAAGGTGGGCAGCAGGTCGGCCCAGCCCTCCGGCAGCGTCCGGGTGGCCATCCGATCGAAGAGCGCGAAGCGGTCGGGGTTGGCCTTGGCCCACTCGTCGAACTTCGGCTGCCAGTCGGCGTGCGCCGCCCGCCCGCGGTCGACGACTTTGCGGGCGTGGGTCAGCACCTCCGGGTCGACGTCGAAGGACTTCTGCGGGTCGTAGCCCATGACCTTCTTGGTGGCGGCCACCTCGTCGGCGCCGAGTGCCGATCCGTGCGCCTTCCCGGTGTTCTGCTTGTTGGGTGCCGGCCAGGCGATGATGGTCCGGAGCTTGATGATCGACGGGCGGCTGGTCTCGCGCCGGGCGGCGGCGTAGGCGCGTTCGAGCGCCGCGATGTTCTCCACGTAGGCGCCGTCGTCGAGCAGGAAGTCGACGTGCTGGGTGTGCCAGCCGTAAGCAGCGTAACGACGCAGGACGTCCTCGCTGAACGCGATGTTGGTGTCGTCCTCGATCGAAATGTGGTTGTCGTCATAGAGCAACGTCAGGTTGCCGAGCTGCTGGTGGCCGGCGAGCGAGCTGGCCTCTCCGGACACGCCCTCCTCGAGGTCGCCGTCGGAGGCGATGCAGTAGATGTGGTGGTCGAACGGGCTCTCGCCGGGCGCGGCGTCCGGGTCGAACAGCCCGCGCTCACGCCGGGCGGCCATCGCCATGCCCACGGCGTTGCCCACACCCTGGCCGAGCGGTCCGGTCGTGGTCTCGACGCCCACCGTGTGGCCGTGCTCGGGGTGCCCCGGCGTCAACGACCCCCAGGTGCGCAGAGACTTGAGGTCGTCGAGCTCGAGCCCGTAGCCGGAGAGGTAGAGCTGGATGTACAGCGTCAGGCTCGAGTGCCCGCACGACAGCACGAACCGGTCCCGGCCGGGCCACGACGCGTCGGTCGGATCGTGGCGCATGATCTTCTGGAACAGCAGGTATGCCGCGGGCGCCAGGCTCATCGCGGTGCCGGGATGGCCGTTGCCGGCCTTCTGCACGGCATCCATCGCGAGGAGCCGGATCGTGTCGATGGCCTTGCGGTCGATGTCGTCCCAGTCGCGGGGAAGGATGGTCTCGTGCTTGTCGGATTTCGTGGCCACGCGGTCGCGCTCCCTTGCGGTGACGGGACGGTCCCGAGGGGGTCGGAGGCCCTCAAGGACCGTGCGTGATGATCACCTACCACCCTAGTCCCGTCGCCCTCCGACGGCCCGAGTGCCTGCACCTCCCTGTTGCCGTCTTGTTTGCCGTCCGGGCTGTGGACGAAACCTCCCAATCCGGCGCGCCGGTCGACGGGTCGTGCAGCCCCGACCCGCACCCCGGAGGGTCGGTTGCCCGGATTACAGTGATCGGGTCAACCACCGAGTCCATGAGGTGCCGTTCCCGTGTCCCGCCCCGCCGTCACAGGCAGCACCGCGATGAGGGGCACCGGGTGACCGCCTATGCGGGGTCGTTGCCACCGCAGCGCACGGTCGGCTCGGTACTTCGGGCCTATCTGGCCCTGACCAAGCCGCGGATCATCGAACTGCTGCTGGTCACCACCGTCCCGACGATGATGCTCGCCGCCCGCGGGCTGCCGTCCTGGACGACCGTCGGTGCGACGCTGCTCGGTGGCGCGCTCGCCGCGGGCAGTGCCAACGCGCTCAACTGCTACATCGACCGCGACATCGACCAGCTGATGCGCCGTACCGAGCGTCGTCCGTTGGCCCGCCATCTCGTTCCGCCGCGCAACGCGCTTGCCTTCGGCGTGACGCTCGGCGTGCTCGCCACGGTGTGGCTCGCCCTGACGACCAACGTCCTGTCGGCGGCACTCGCCGACGCGGCGATCCTCTTCTACGTTTTCGTCTACTCGCTCGGCCTGAAGCGGCGTACGCCGCAGAACATCGTCTGGGGCGGGGCCGCCGGCTGCATGCCGGTGTTGATCGGCTGGTCGACGGTGACCGGCACGGTCTCGTGGGCGGCCGCGACGCTGTTTCTGGTGATCTTCTTCTGGACCCCGCCGCACTTCTGGGCGCTCGGCATGCGGTTCCGCGACGACTACGCTGCCGCCGGCGTCCCGATGCTGCCGGTCGTGGCCTCACCCGAGGTCGTCGCCCGGCGCATCGTCATCTACACCTGGGTGCTGGTGGTGACGTCGGTGGTGCTCTGGCCGCTCGCCACGTCCTGGATCTACGGCGGTTCCGCCATCGTGCTCGGCGTGATCTTCCTCTGGCATGCCTACCAGTTGCGCTCGCAGGCACGGGCCGGTGGGCGCATCACGTCGCTCCGGCTGTTCCGCTGGTCCAACACCTATCTGTCGCTGCTCTTCCTCGCCCTGGCCGTCGACGCTCTGGTGCTGCACTAGCCGCATTACGGCGAGTGTGTTGACCCGGGGGTCCGCGGGGCCCACCATTCCTGTAGACGCGGTTCCGGTTTCCCGCAGGAGTGTGGGTCATGGCGGTGGATTTCGACGGGACCGGCATTGCCCGGTCACACATCATGCAGCTCCCGGGCGACCGCGCTGCGGCCTACGTCACCCGGATGCGCGCGAGCAGTCCGGACTTCCGTGATCTGCTGGTCCACTTCGAGGAGCGCGGCTTCCGCTTCGACGTGGACCGCGTGCGCGTCTTCGTCTATGTCGCCGACTCGGTCGACGGTGATGTCCCGACGGCCCACGTGCTGGGCATCCTGCCGAGCTACGGCGTCGCGTTCGCGACCGACCCCGGCCACCAGGCCGTGTCGATCGGCGTGCACCACAGCGGATCGGCCATCGCCGGGATGGTCGACGTCGAGCACAACCCGTACCGGCTGACCAGGTTCGCCACCGTCATCCCCGCCGGGGAGGGCGAGCGGCCGGTCGAGCACTCGGTCGGCGCCGAGGAGCTCGGGTCGTTGTCCGCGCTCGAGATCGCCTCGCGGCTCGGCCCGCATTCGATCCGCGTGCTCGACCCGCGACCGGCTCCCGCCACGCTCGACCTGCCCGACCTCAGCGCACTGTCGTCGATGCTGTTCCGTGAGCTGCTCGACGATCCGCAGACCCGGCCGATGTATCCCGCGTCGGCGATCGAGGCGCTGCTGGCGCAGACCCCGCTGGTGCAGAAGTTCGCCACCGTCAACGCCCTGCAGCAGGGCGAGGCCGTGCGCCAGGTCGTGCTGGGCATCGCCGACCCGGCGGCGGCCCGGACAATCCGCGGCGCGTGCAGCTGCTCCACCAGTTGCAACGCGTGTACGTCGACGTCGTGCAGCATCACCATCGGCAAAGCCACCAGCGTGCAGTGAGCGCCGAGACGGATCCGCCGTCCCACCACCCGGTCGTCGACCGGGCCGCCCGCGACCGGATGCTGGCCGGGCCGGATCTGCCCGCGGCGACGGCGGATGCGCTCCGGCTCCTCGACCAGCTGCTCGACGGCCATCGGCCCGGCGGCGACGCGCTCGGGGCGGCGCTGACCGGCGGGCTCGAACCAGCGGCGGTGGCCGAGGCGTGGGGGCGGCTCGTCGCGGCCGGGGCGCTGCGCGAAGGCCCGGACGCGACCCCCATCGATCCGAGGTGGGCCGACTACGCCGACCAGGCGCGCACGCTGGCGGTCCTCGCCTACGCCGAACGGGACGCGGAGGCCAGTGCGTGGCAGCGCGCCGGCGGCGAGCTGCAGAAACGGCTGGCTGCCGCCGCCGTCGTCGTCGCCGGTGCCGGCAGCGCGTGGCGCCGGGTCGCCGAGGATCTCGAGGTGGCCGGGGTCGGCACGCTGTCCCCGGTCGACGACGCCGACCTGACGGTGCCCGAGCGGTGCGACCTCGTCGTCCACGTCAGCGACGATCCCCGCCCGGACCGTCGGTTGCAGATCGGCCGGTCGCTGACCCGGGCCGGCGTACCCGCGGTGTTCTATCACCGCGACCAGGGCGACATCGTGGTCGGTCCGTTCGTCTATCCGGGCCAGACGGCGTGCGTCGAGTGCGTCGAGTTGCGCCGCGCGGCGGCCCGCAGCGGGTGGGCGCCGGCCGGCGAGCCGATGCCGCCACCGTTGCTCCGGTTTCCGGTCGGCACGGATCTGCTCGCACTCGACGTGGTGAAGTTCCTCAGCGAGGCGGCGTTGCCCGCGACGAGGGGCCGGGTCGTGCGGTTCGACCTGCGGGTCGGCGTACCCAGCGTGCATCCCGTGCTCCGGCTGCCGCGGTGCCCGGCCTGCGGGGCCGGGCCGGCCGCGCCGGTACGTCGGCTGTGGTCCGCCGCCGACGCCGGGCCGTGACCGCCGCGCGCCGCCCCGCCGACCTGGTCGACGGTTACGTCGGCCTGGTCACCGACCTCGTCCAGGTGCCGGTCGGCGCGGCCGATCCGGCCGTGCACGTGGTCGGCGGCCGGGTCGCGGACCTGGGGTGCTACGGCGTCGACGTCACCGCCGAGATCAACGGCAGCGGCGCGGGGATGACGCTCGCCGAGGCGACGAGTGCCGCGGTGGGGGAGTCCTTCGAGCGCTACGCGTGCTGCTTCCCGCTTTCTGGCGGCCTGATCCCGGGGAGCTACGCCGACCTGAGGGACCGGGCGGAGGCCGATCCCGTGGAGCCGGGACGGTGGGCACTGTTCGAGCGGGATCAGCAGGTTCCCTTCCCGCACTTCGACGAGCAGACTCCGCTGACCTGGGTGACCGGGTGGAGCCTGACGCGGCAGCG
Above is a window of Mycobacteriales bacterium DNA encoding:
- the tkt gene encoding transketolase, translated to MATKSDKHETILPRDWDDIDRKAIDTIRLLAMDAVQKAGNGHPGTAMSLAPAAYLLFQKIMRHDPTDASWPGRDRFVLSCGHSSLTLYIQLYLSGYGLELDDLKSLRTWGSLTPGHPEHGHTVGVETTTGPLGQGVGNAVGMAMAARRERGLFDPDAAPGESPFDHHIYCIASDGDLEEGVSGEASSLAGHQQLGNLTLLYDDNHISIEDDTNIAFSEDVLRRYAAYGWHTQHVDFLLDDGAYVENIAALERAYAAARRETSRPSIIKLRTIIAWPAPNKQNTGKAHGSALGADEVAATKKVMGYDPQKSFDVDPEVLTHARKVVDRGRAAHADWQPKFDEWAKANPDRFALFDRMATRTLPEGWADLLPTFPPDDKGIATRKASNAVLDSLIPVPEIWGGSADLAESNNTTMKGEPSFVPSEHQTKEFPGGPYGRTLHFGIREHSMGSILNGIVLHGGTRPYGGTFLVFSDYMRPAVRLAALMQLPVTYVWTHDSIGLGEDGPTHQPVEQLAALRAIPGLDVVRPGDANETSVAWRTVLEHTDRPAGLCLTRQNIPVFDREAYASAEGTAKGGYVLAEAGHGTAQVILIATGSEVGLAVEARKRLEADGVATRVVSMPCVEWFREQPPAYQQQVLPPAVKARVSIEAAVAQGWRDFVGDAGEIVSLEHYGASAAYTALFEQFGFTPDRVVAAAHASLEKVGAITGTTTGT
- a CDS encoding heme o synthase, whose translation is MTAYAGSLPPQRTVGSVLRAYLALTKPRIIELLLVTTVPTMMLAARGLPSWTTVGATLLGGALAAGSANALNCYIDRDIDQLMRRTERRPLARHLVPPRNALAFGVTLGVLATVWLALTTNVLSAALADAAILFYVFVYSLGLKRRTPQNIVWGGAAGCMPVLIGWSTVTGTVSWAAATLFLVIFFWTPPHFWALGMRFRDDYAAAGVPMLPVVASPEVVARRIVIYTWVLVVTSVVLWPLATSWIYGGSAIVLGVIFLWHAYQLRSQARAGGRITSLRLFRWSNTYLSLLFLALAVDALVLH
- a CDS encoding TOMM precursor leader peptide-binding protein, coding for MSAETDPPSHHPVVDRAARDRMLAGPDLPAATADALRLLDQLLDGHRPGGDALGAALTGGLEPAAVAEAWGRLVAAGALREGPDATPIDPRWADYADQARTLAVLAYAERDAEASAWQRAGGELQKRLAAAAVVVAGAGSAWRRVAEDLEVAGVGTLSPVDDADLTVPERCDLVVHVSDDPRPDRRLQIGRSLTRAGVPAVFYHRDQGDIVVGPFVYPGQTACVECVELRRAAARSGWAPAGEPMPPPLLRFPVGTDLLALDVVKFLSEAALPATRGRVVRFDLRVGVPSVHPVLRLPRCPACGAGPAAPVRRLWSAADAGP